One genomic window of Ottowia oryzae includes the following:
- a CDS encoding glutamate ABC transporter substrate-binding protein: protein MSIKTILKSTVAALAFASAGPLFAQGTAIDTAAFDALVARGPVADAATIASSTWATKIKQAGSLRLGGTQTSNLFSLLNEKDGKMRGFDAGITQLLTRYILGDAAKVQFTQVSSSTREQVLINNQVDMVLATYSITPARAEKISFAGPYYTSQAGVLVKANNKAIQSYNDLAGKKVATQAGSTGPAILAQFAPKAVVQEFQTHQEALDALRQGRVDAYVTDYTLLLNALSLGTGDAKLAGAPFGAQDPYGIGLPKGSDGVAFINAFLKKIEADGTWAKLWTVSIGQRTGSTTAPTPPAIP from the coding sequence ATGTCGATCAAAACCATTTTGAAATCCACCGTGGCGGCCCTCGCCTTCGCGTCGGCCGGCCCGCTGTTCGCCCAAGGCACGGCGATCGACACCGCCGCGTTCGATGCGCTGGTGGCGCGCGGGCCCGTGGCCGATGCGGCCACCATTGCGTCCAGCACCTGGGCCACCAAGATCAAGCAGGCTGGCTCGCTGCGCCTGGGCGGCACGCAAACGTCCAACCTTTTTTCGCTGCTGAACGAGAAAGACGGCAAGATGCGCGGCTTTGACGCGGGCATCACCCAGCTGCTTACGCGCTACATCCTGGGCGACGCGGCCAAGGTGCAGTTCACCCAGGTCAGCTCGTCCACGCGCGAACAGGTGCTGATCAACAACCAGGTGGACATGGTGCTGGCCACCTATTCCATCACCCCCGCGCGGGCCGAGAAAATCTCGTTCGCAGGCCCCTACTACACGTCGCAGGCCGGGGTGCTGGTCAAAGCCAACAACAAGGCCATCCAGTCGTACAACGACTTGGCGGGCAAGAAAGTGGCCACGCAAGCCGGCTCCACCGGCCCGGCCATCCTGGCGCAGTTCGCGCCCAAGGCCGTGGTGCAAGAGTTTCAAACCCACCAGGAAGCGCTGGACGCCCTGCGCCAGGGCCGGGTAGACGCCTACGTGACCGACTACACCCTGCTGCTCAACGCCCTGAGCCTGGGCACAGGCGACGCCAAGCTGGCCGGCGCCCCCTTTGGCGCGCAAGACCCGTACGGCATTGGCCTGCCCAAAGGCTCTGACGGCGTGGCCTTCATCAACGCGTTCTTGAAGAAGATCGAAGCCGACGGCACCTGGGCCAAGCTGTGGACGGTGTCCATCGGCCAGCGCACCGGCAGCACCACTGCACCCACGCCGCCCGCCATTCCCTGA
- a CDS encoding amino acid ABC transporter permease, which produces MGEVHKLLADYGPAFGQALLLTWKLTALSFVPGFALGVVVAVLRLLPLPPLRGALTAYVEVFRNIPTVGLLIFIVFALPDLNVVLDYDTAVVLTLALVCSAFTADYLRSGINTVDSGQIEAALSLGMRPITVITAIVLPQALRTVVQPVTSLLIALMLSTSLASQVPFPGRELTALVSKIANESAAGIAAFAVAAALYVTTGLVIGWLGGLLERRLRILR; this is translated from the coding sequence ATGGGCGAGGTCCACAAGCTTCTGGCCGACTATGGGCCTGCCTTCGGGCAGGCCCTTTTGCTGACGTGGAAGCTCACGGCCCTGTCTTTCGTGCCCGGCTTTGCGCTGGGCGTGGTGGTGGCGGTGCTGCGCCTGCTGCCGCTACCGCCCCTGCGCGGCGCGCTGACGGCGTACGTCGAGGTGTTTCGCAACATACCCACCGTTGGGCTGCTGATCTTCATCGTCTTCGCGCTGCCTGACTTGAACGTGGTGCTGGATTACGACACCGCCGTCGTCCTGACGCTGGCGCTGGTCTGCTCGGCCTTCACGGCCGATTACCTGCGCTCGGGTATCAACACCGTGGATTCGGGGCAGATTGAAGCCGCCCTCAGCCTGGGCATGCGGCCCATCACCGTCATCACCGCCATCGTCCTGCCGCAGGCGCTGCGCACCGTGGTGCAGCCGGTGACCTCGCTGCTGATCGCGCTGATGCTGTCCACCTCGCTGGCGTCGCAAGTGCCGTTTCCGGGGCGCGAGCTGACGGCGCTGGTGTCCAAGATCGCCAACGAATCTGCCGCCGGCATCGCCGCCTTTGCCGTGGCCGCCGCCCTGTACGTGACCACCGGCCTGGTCATCGGCTGGCTGGGCGGCCTGCTGGAGCGCAGGCTGCGCATACTGCGATGA
- a CDS encoding amino acid ABC transporter permease, whose protein sequence is MSRPLEDILFGAPSPRARAATRAASVAAAVVLLAVAAGIVARFHSAGQLDARLWSFFALPTTWAFLGKGLLGTLASAAMAAAIALGLGLVLMLGRLARPRLIRWPSVAAIEFLRGTPTLLLIYVCFLVLPSVGIKLSTYWMLTLPVALSTAAVVAEVYRAGVLAVPRGQTDAARSLGMTEMQVFFTIVFPQALRYIVPALVAQLVIVVKDTTFGYVVTYGELMQNAKVLIANYQSLVPVYLVVAAIYCLVNYGLSRASKRLGRPGW, encoded by the coding sequence ATGAGCCGCCCGCTAGAAGACATCCTCTTTGGCGCGCCCAGCCCGCGCGCACGCGCCGCCACGCGCGCGGCCAGCGTGGCCGCCGCCGTCGTGCTGCTGGCTGTGGCTGCGGGCATCGTGGCGCGCTTTCACTCTGCGGGCCAGCTGGATGCCCGGCTGTGGTCCTTCTTCGCCTTACCCACCACCTGGGCCTTTCTGGGCAAGGGCCTGCTGGGCACCCTGGCATCTGCCGCCATGGCCGCCGCCATCGCCCTGGGGTTGGGGCTGGTGCTGATGCTGGGGCGCCTGGCCCGCCCGCGCCTTATCCGCTGGCCCAGCGTGGCCGCCATCGAATTCTTGCGCGGCACGCCCACGCTGCTGCTGATCTACGTCTGCTTTCTGGTGCTGCCCAGCGTGGGCATCAAGCTCAGCACCTACTGGATGCTGACCTTGCCCGTCGCCCTCAGCACCGCCGCCGTGGTGGCCGAGGTGTACCGCGCCGGCGTGCTGGCCGTGCCCCGCGGCCAGACCGACGCCGCCCGCAGCCTGGGCATGACGGAGATGCAGGTCTTCTTCACCATCGTCTTCCCGCAGGCCCTGCGCTACATCGTGCCCGCGCTGGTGGCGCAGCTGGTCATCGTCGTCAAAGACACCACGTTTGGCTACGTGGTGACCTATGGCGAACTGATGCAGAACGCCAAGGTGCTCATCGCCAACTACCAGTCACTTGTGCCCGTGTACCTGGTCGTGGCGGCCATCTACTGCCTGGTGAACTACGGCCTGTCGCGGGCGAGCAAGCGGTTGGGGCGGCCGGGGTGGTGA
- a CDS encoding TlyA family RNA methyltransferase, translated as MRADVFLVEGGHAATRSQAQRLIAAGVQWRLAPTLPWHAVAKNGDDIPAGAEVQLLDAAEAKYLSRGGLKLEGALAASGVRVAGRRCLDVGQSTGGFTDCLLQHGAVQVIGVDVGQAQLHERLRADARVVAVEGVNARHLTPDALREACEDALGERVEADPEDNQTQPHAPYAWMRNGGLIDDDYDDSDDAKEHEIEAFKAERAAKAKARAAGQVRTVRRRRKGTEKIDITPSFGLIVGDLSFISLTLVLPALVPLLAPGGDLLMLVKPQFELAPGQIGKGGVVRDAALYPVVEQRLRQACADAGLQVIEWLPSPIEGGDGNREFFIHARAAAAPAAA; from the coding sequence ATGCGCGCAGACGTTTTCCTGGTCGAAGGTGGGCATGCCGCCACGCGGTCGCAGGCGCAGCGGCTGATCGCCGCGGGCGTGCAGTGGCGCCTGGCGCCTACCTTGCCCTGGCACGCGGTGGCCAAGAATGGCGACGACATTCCCGCCGGGGCCGAAGTGCAGCTGCTCGACGCGGCCGAGGCCAAGTACCTCTCGCGCGGCGGGCTGAAGCTGGAAGGCGCGTTGGCCGCCAGCGGCGTGCGCGTGGCCGGGCGGCGCTGCCTGGACGTGGGCCAAAGCACCGGCGGCTTTACCGACTGCCTGCTCCAGCACGGCGCTGTGCAGGTCATCGGCGTGGACGTCGGGCAGGCGCAGCTGCACGAGCGCTTGCGCGCCGACGCGCGCGTGGTGGCCGTCGAAGGGGTGAACGCCCGCCACCTGACGCCCGATGCGCTGCGCGAAGCCTGCGAAGACGCGCTGGGCGAGCGGGTAGAGGCCGACCCCGAAGACAACCAGACCCAGCCGCACGCGCCCTACGCCTGGATGCGCAACGGCGGCCTGATCGACGACGACTACGACGACAGCGACGACGCCAAGGAGCACGAAATCGAGGCCTTCAAGGCCGAGCGCGCCGCCAAGGCCAAGGCGCGCGCCGCAGGCCAGGTGCGCACCGTGCGCCGGCGCCGCAAAGGCACTGAAAAAATCGACATCACGCCGTCTTTTGGTTTGATCGTCGGCGATTTGTCGTTTATTTCGCTCACGCTGGTGCTGCCGGCGCTGGTGCCGCTGCTGGCGCCGGGCGGCGACTTGCTGATGCTGGTCAAGCCGCAGTTCGAGCTGGCCCCCGGCCAGATCGGCAAGGGCGGGGTGGTGCGCGATGCGGCGCTGTACCCCGTGGTCGAGCAGCGCCTGCGCCAGGCCTGCGCCGACGCCGGCCTGCAAGTGATCGAATGGTTGCCCAGCCCGATCGAGGGCGGTGACGGCAACCGCGAATTCTTCATCCACGCCCGTGCGGCGGCTGCGCCAGCGGCTGCCTGA
- the paaE gene encoding 1,2-phenylacetyl-CoA epoxidase subunit PaaE, with translation MSAVPRFHDLTVARVNPEAAGAVAITFAVPAELQERFAFEPGQFLTLRSTIDGQDVRRNYSICSTRSRYGSHGELEVGIRPMDGGVFSNWAATQLKAGDTLAVMPPDGRFTIRKPRALHRVGFAAGSGITPILSIIASTMEESDSAKFTLVYGNRRMSSVMFNEALQDLKDKYKNRLTLIHVLSRQAQEVPLLEGRIDVAKVQQLIATLLPAKSMDEVFVCGPEAMIDAVQGALTSAGVPADRIYSERFTSPTLENLTPDARRAAVVQPDPEAPAGQVQLTVLIDGKSHELAMRTDQHVLDVALSAGLNLPYSCKAGVCCTCRAKVLDGAVVMDKNFTLEGDEMAQGFVLSCQARPTSDRLVVSYDER, from the coding sequence ATGTCCGCCGTGCCCCGTTTTCACGACCTGACGGTCGCCCGCGTCAACCCTGAGGCCGCTGGCGCCGTGGCGATCACCTTTGCCGTGCCGGCTGAGCTGCAAGAGCGCTTTGCGTTTGAGCCCGGCCAGTTCCTGACCCTGCGCAGCACCATCGACGGGCAAGACGTGCGGCGCAACTACAGCATCTGCTCCACCCGCAGCCGCTACGGCAGCCATGGCGAGCTGGAAGTGGGCATCCGCCCCATGGATGGCGGCGTGTTTTCCAACTGGGCGGCCACGCAGCTCAAGGCGGGCGACACCCTGGCCGTGATGCCGCCAGACGGGCGCTTCACCATCCGCAAGCCGCGCGCGCTGCACCGCGTGGGCTTTGCCGCCGGATCGGGCATCACACCCATCCTGAGCATCATCGCCAGCACCATGGAGGAAAGCGACAGCGCCAAATTCACCCTGGTGTACGGCAACCGCCGCATGAGCAGCGTGATGTTCAACGAAGCGCTGCAAGACCTGAAGGACAAGTACAAAAACCGCCTGACGCTGATCCACGTGCTGTCGCGCCAGGCGCAGGAAGTACCCCTGCTGGAAGGCCGCATCGACGTCGCCAAGGTGCAGCAGCTGATCGCCACCCTGCTGCCCGCCAAAAGCATGGACGAAGTGTTTGTGTGCGGCCCCGAGGCCATGATCGACGCCGTGCAAGGTGCCCTGACCAGCGCCGGCGTGCCCGCCGACCGCATCTACAGCGAGCGATTCACCTCACCCACACTGGAAAACCTGACGCCCGATGCCCGCCGTGCCGCCGTGGTGCAGCCCGACCCCGAAGCCCCCGCCGGCCAGGTGCAACTGACGGTGCTGATCGACGGCAAATCGCACGAGCTGGCCATGCGCACCGACCAGCACGTGCTGGACGTGGCCCTGTCCGCCGGGCTGAATCTGCCCTATTCCTGTAAAGCCGGCGTGTGCTGCACCTGCCGCGCCAAAGTGCTGGACGGCGCCGTGGTGATGGACAAGAACTTCACCCTGGAGGGTGACGAAATGGCCCAGGGCTTCGTGCTGAGCTGCCAGGCCCGGCCCACCAGCGACCGGCTGGTGGTGAGTTATGACGAGAGGTGA
- a CDS encoding IS3 family transposase (programmed frameshift) — MNKSPKFSPEVRERAVRMVQEHRADYPSLWAAIESIAPKIGCAPQTLNDWVKKADVDSGQRPGTTTADALRIKELEREVKELRRANDILKTASAFFGAGGARPPIEVVKAYIDRHRDDYGVEPICRVLQMAPSCYWRHAARQRNPQLRSQRAQRDEGLKADIQRVWHANWQVYGADKVWLQMNREGIVVARCTVERLMRAMGLQGARRGRAVRTTTPDTSAPCPLDHVNRHFKASRPNELWVSDFTYVSTWQGWLYVAFVVDVYARRIVGWRVSRSMQTDFVLDALEQALYDRQPAAHALTHHSDRGSQYVSIRYTERLDQAGIQPSVGSRGDSYDNALAETINGLYKAELIHRRGPWKTRESVELATLQWVHWFNHVRLLTPIGGIPPAEAEANYWRQLAVSDTSAEVST; from the exons ATGAACAAGTCACCGAAGTTCTCCCCGGAAGTGCGCGAGCGCGCCGTGCGCATGGTGCAGGAGCACCGAGCCGACTACCCGTCGCTGTGGGCAGCCATTGAATCGATTGCTCCCAAGATTGGCTGCGCGCCGCAGACCTTGAACGACTGGGTCAAGAAGGCCGATGTCGACAGCGGCCAGCGCCCCGGCACCACCACTGCAGACGCCCTGCGCATCAAGGAGCTGGAGCGTGAGGTCAAGGAATTGCGCCGGGCCAACGACATCCTGAAGACGGCCAGCGCGTTTTTCG GCGCAGGCGGAGCTCGACCGCCGATTGAAGTCGTGAAGGCCTACATCGACCGCCACCGTGATGACTACGGGGTCGAGCCCATCTGCCGGGTGCTGCAGATGGCCCCGTCGTGTTACTGGCGCCACGCAGCCCGACAACGCAACCCGCAACTGCGCAGTCAACGCGCCCAGCGTGACGAGGGCTTGAAGGCCGACATCCAGCGCGTGTGGCACGCCAACTGGCAGGTCTACGGGGCCGACAAGGTCTGGCTGCAGATGAACCGCGAGGGCATCGTGGTGGCGCGCTGCACGGTCGAGCGTCTGATGCGTGCCATGGGCTTGCAAGGGGCACGCCGTGGCAGGGCGGTGCGCACCACCACGCCGGATACCTCGGCCCCGTGCCCGCTGGACCACGTCAACCGGCACTTCAAGGCCAGCCGTCCCAACGAGCTATGGGTGTCGGACTTCACCTATGTCTCCACCTGGCAGGGCTGGCTGTATGTGGCCTTTGTTGTGGACGTGTATGCCCGGCGCATCGTGGGCTGGCGAGTCAGCCGCAGCATGCAAACGGACTTCGTGCTGGATGCGCTGGAGCAGGCGCTGTATGACCGCCAGCCAGCAGCCCATGCCTTGACGCACCATTCCGACAGGGGCAGTCAATACGTCAGCATCCGCTACACCGAACGGTTGGACCAGGCGGGCATACAGCCCTCAGTGGGCAGCAGGGGAGACAGCTATGACAACGCGCTGGCCGAGACCATCAACGGTCTGTACAAGGCCGAGTTGATTCACCGCCGGGGACCTTGGAAGACCAGGGAATCCGTGGAACTGGCCACCTTGCAATGGGTGCACTGGTTCAACCATGTCCGATTGCTCACGCCGATTGGGGGCATCCCTCCGGCAGAAGCTGAGGCAAACTACTGGAGGCAACTAGCCGTCAGCGACACCTCGGCAGAGGTGTCAACTTAA
- a CDS encoding septal ring lytic transglycosylase RlpA family protein → MSEPCASAKAVHDMRCSNYTGFKARLGGSDGTPAADASKSDASDTAASADDAAKPRLSLFRSGRDLQRGMASWYGPGFHGRPTANGEKFDMYELTAAHKTLPFGTRVVVHNPRTGKEVVVRINDRGPFAKDRVIDLSKAAANALGFKSRGQDAVVLREVLPPGRGADVLASSSASE, encoded by the coding sequence TTGTCTGAACCGTGTGCGTCCGCCAAGGCCGTGCACGACATGCGCTGCTCCAACTACACGGGTTTCAAGGCCCGCCTGGGCGGCAGCGACGGCACGCCCGCTGCCGACGCCAGCAAATCAGACGCCTCCGACACTGCCGCCTCGGCGGACGATGCCGCCAAGCCGCGCCTGTCGCTGTTTCGCAGCGGCCGCGATCTGCAGCGCGGCATGGCGTCGTGGTACGGCCCCGGCTTTCATGGACGACCCACCGCCAACGGCGAGAAGTTCGACATGTATGAGCTGACCGCCGCCCACAAAACGCTGCCCTTCGGCACGCGCGTGGTGGTGCACAACCCCCGCACCGGCAAGGAAGTGGTGGTGCGCATCAACGACCGCGGCCCCTTCGCCAAAGACCGCGTGATCGACCTCAGCAAGGCCGCCGCCAACGCCCTGGGCTTCAAGTCCCGCGGTCAGGATGCGGTGGTGCTGCGCGAAGTGCTGCCACCCGGCCGGGGTGCCGACGTGCTGGCCAGCAGCTCAGCCAGCGAATAA
- the paaC gene encoding 1,2-phenylacetyl-CoA epoxidase subunit PaaC produces MEATALHHATPEPAPALAPAKALAPVDYLLHLADNAVVLGQRNAEWNGHAPILEEDIAMANNSLDLIGQARLLYQYAADRLNADVRGQRGAAWPAGPVTEDTLAYFRDVPDFRNYALLELPHRLALVPAAGGERDWGVTIVRNFLYSALMVLVWDKLQQSADAHLAAIAAKSIKEVRYHLRHARDWLVRLGDGTAESHARVQAALDYLLPFTDEFWAPSALESAVAGNATGVPAASLRAEWQALVDDAIAEATLKRPPAWNGYVTQGKTGVHTEHLGYLLAEMQSLARAHPGAVW; encoded by the coding sequence ATGGAAGCCACCGCTCTGCACCACGCCACTCCTGAGCCAGCGCCAGCCCTGGCGCCCGCCAAAGCCTTGGCCCCGGTTGACTACCTGCTGCACCTGGCCGACAACGCCGTGGTGCTGGGCCAGCGCAACGCCGAGTGGAACGGCCACGCGCCCATCCTCGAAGAAGACATCGCCATGGCCAACAACAGCCTGGACCTGATTGGCCAGGCGCGCCTGCTGTACCAGTACGCGGCCGACCGCCTGAACGCCGACGTGCGCGGCCAGCGCGGCGCCGCGTGGCCCGCCGGCCCGGTAACGGAAGACACGCTGGCCTACTTCCGCGACGTGCCCGACTTTCGCAACTACGCCCTGCTGGAGCTGCCCCACCGCCTGGCGCTGGTGCCCGCCGCCGGCGGCGAGCGCGACTGGGGCGTGACCATCGTGCGCAACTTCCTCTACAGCGCGCTGATGGTGCTGGTGTGGGACAAGCTGCAGCAATCCGCCGACGCGCACCTGGCCGCCATCGCCGCCAAAAGCATCAAGGAAGTGCGCTACCACCTGCGCCACGCGCGCGACTGGCTGGTGCGCCTGGGCGACGGCACGGCCGAATCGCACGCGCGCGTGCAAGCTGCGCTGGACTACCTGCTGCCCTTCACCGACGAATTCTGGGCACCCAGCGCACTGGAATCGGCCGTGGCCGGCAACGCCACCGGCGTGCCCGCAGCCAGCCTGCGCGCCGAATGGCAAGCGCTGGTGGACGACGCCATCGCCGAAGCCACGCTGAAGCGCCCGCCCGCGTGGAACGGCTACGTCACCCAAGGCAAGACCGGCGTGCACACCGAGCACCTGGGCTACCTGCTGGCCGAAATGCAAAGCCTGGCGCGCGCCCACCCCGGCGCCGTGTGGTGA
- the paaB gene encoding 1,2-phenylacetyl-CoA epoxidase subunit PaaB produces the protein MRSKQGLEHKHCGSLHASDSQHALQMARDVYTRRQEGVSIWVVPSHLIAASDPSDKDQLFEPASDKVYRHPTFYDIPDEVGHM, from the coding sequence GTGCGCAGCAAGCAAGGGCTTGAGCACAAGCACTGCGGCAGCCTGCACGCCAGCGACAGCCAGCACGCGCTGCAAATGGCGCGCGACGTGTACACCCGCCGCCAAGAGGGCGTGAGCATCTGGGTGGTGCCCTCGCACCTGATCGCCGCCAGCGACCCGAGCGACAAGGACCAGCTGTTCGAGCCCGCCAGCGACAAGGTCTACCGCCACCCCACCTTCTACGACATCCCCGACGAAGTGGGGCACATGTGA
- the metF gene encoding methylenetetrahydrofolate reductase [NAD(P)H] has protein sequence MTTSLSLEFFPPKTPEGADKLRAVRQKLYALAPEYCSVTFGAGGSTQEGTLDTVREIVGEGYAGVPHLSCIGQTKDTIRQRLASYRDAGVKRIVALRGDLPSGYGLGGEFRYASDLVTFIREETGEHFHLAVAAYPEVHPQAKSPQADLDAFIAKVQAGANTGITQYFFNADAYFRFVEDLRRRGVETPVVPGIMPITNSSQLLRFSDACGAEVPRWVRSRLQSFGDDAAAIKDFGADVVTALCRRLLDGGAPSLHFYTLNQSVATLEVLRRLGIA, from the coding sequence ATGACCACCTCGCTCAGCCTGGAATTCTTTCCGCCCAAAACCCCCGAAGGCGCCGACAAACTGCGCGCCGTGCGGCAAAAGCTGTACGCGCTGGCGCCCGAATATTGCTCGGTGACGTTCGGCGCCGGCGGTTCCACCCAGGAAGGCACGCTGGACACGGTGCGCGAAATCGTGGGCGAGGGCTACGCCGGCGTGCCCCACCTGTCGTGCATCGGCCAGACCAAGGACACCATCCGCCAGCGCCTGGCCAGCTACCGCGACGCGGGCGTCAAGCGCATCGTGGCGCTGCGCGGCGACTTGCCCAGCGGCTACGGCCTGGGCGGCGAATTCCGCTACGCCAGCGACCTGGTCACCTTCATCCGCGAAGAGACGGGCGAGCATTTCCACCTGGCCGTGGCCGCCTACCCCGAGGTGCACCCCCAGGCCAAGTCGCCCCAGGCCGACCTGGACGCCTTCATTGCCAAGGTGCAGGCCGGGGCCAACACGGGCATCACCCAGTATTTCTTCAACGCCGACGCGTACTTCCGCTTTGTGGAAGACCTGCGCCGCCGGGGCGTCGAGACGCCCGTGGTGCCCGGCATCATGCCGATCACCAACTCGTCGCAGCTGCTGCGCTTTTCAGACGCCTGCGGCGCCGAGGTGCCGCGCTGGGTGCGTTCGCGCCTGCAAAGCTTTGGCGACGACGCCGCCGCCATCAAGGACTTTGGCGCCGACGTGGTCACCGCCCTGTGCCGTCGCCTGCTGGACGGCGGGGCGCCCAGCTTGCACTTCTATACGCTGAACCAGTCGGTCGCCACGCTGGAAGTGCTGCGGCGCCTGGGCATCGCTTGA
- the ahcY gene encoding adenosylhomocysteinase, whose translation MNARLKNPVSADSAIADINLAPWGRKEIAIAETEMPGLMAIRDEFAKKKPLKGARITGSLHMTIQTAVLIETLQALGADVRWASCNIFSTQDHAAAAIAASGTPVFAIKGESLKDYWDYTHRIFEFGKKGSKGEGPNMILDDGGDATLLMHLGKQAETNPKVLANPKSEEEKVLFAAIKAKLKEDATWYSRKSAEILGVTEETTTGVHRLKEMSAAGSLMFRAINVNDSVTKSKFDNLYGCRESLVDGIKRATDVMVAGKVAVVCGYGDVGKGSAQALRALSAQVWVTEVDPICALQAAMEGYRVVTMEDAAPLADIFVTCTGNKDVITYKHMKAMKDQAIVCNIGHFDNEIDVAGLEAKCKWEEIKPQVDHVIFPGGKRIILLAKGRLVNLGCATGHPSYVMSSSFANQTIAQIELFTRPDAYEVGQVYVLPKHLDEKVARLQLAKLNAKLTELTTEQAKYIGVSKAGPYKPDTYRY comes from the coding sequence ATGAACGCCCGCTTGAAAAACCCCGTGTCCGCCGATTCGGCCATCGCCGACATCAACCTCGCCCCGTGGGGCCGCAAGGAAATCGCCATTGCCGAGACCGAGATGCCCGGTCTGATGGCCATTCGCGACGAATTTGCCAAGAAAAAGCCGCTGAAAGGCGCCCGCATCACCGGCAGCCTGCACATGACGATCCAGACGGCCGTGCTGATCGAGACGCTGCAGGCGCTGGGCGCCGACGTGCGCTGGGCTTCTTGCAACATCTTCAGCACGCAAGACCACGCCGCCGCCGCCATTGCCGCCAGCGGCACGCCGGTGTTCGCCATCAAGGGCGAATCGCTCAAGGATTACTGGGATTACACCCACCGCATCTTTGAATTCGGCAAGAAAGGCAGCAAGGGCGAAGGCCCCAATATGATCCTGGACGACGGCGGCGACGCCACGCTGCTGATGCACCTGGGCAAGCAGGCCGAGACCAACCCCAAGGTTCTCGCCAACCCCAAGAGCGAAGAAGAAAAGGTGCTGTTTGCCGCGATCAAGGCCAAGCTCAAGGAAGACGCCACCTGGTACAGCCGCAAGAGCGCTGAGATCCTGGGCGTGACCGAAGAAACCACCACCGGCGTGCACCGCCTGAAGGAAATGTCGGCCGCCGGTTCGCTGATGTTCCGCGCCATCAACGTGAACGACAGCGTCACCAAGTCGAAGTTCGACAACCTGTACGGCTGCCGCGAATCGCTGGTGGACGGCATCAAGCGCGCTACCGACGTGATGGTGGCCGGCAAGGTCGCTGTGGTCTGCGGCTACGGCGACGTAGGCAAGGGCAGTGCGCAGGCGCTGCGCGCACTGAGCGCCCAGGTGTGGGTGACCGAGGTGGACCCGATCTGCGCGCTGCAGGCCGCCATGGAAGGCTATCGCGTGGTCACCATGGAAGACGCCGCGCCGCTGGCCGACATCTTTGTGACCTGCACCGGCAACAAGGACGTCATCACCTACAAGCACATGAAGGCCATGAAAGACCAGGCCATCGTCTGCAACATCGGTCACTTTGACAACGAGATCGACGTGGCTGGCCTGGAGGCCAAGTGCAAGTGGGAAGAGATCAAGCCTCAGGTGGACCACGTGATCTTCCCCGGTGGCAAGCGCATCATCCTGCTGGCCAAGGGCCGCCTGGTGAACCTGGGCTGCGCCACCGGCCACCCCAGCTACGTGATGAGCAGCAGCTTTGCCAACCAGACCATCGCGCAGATCGAGCTGTTCACCCGCCCCGACGCGTACGAAGTCGGCCAGGTGTATGTGTTGCCCAAGCACCTGGACGAGAAGGTCGCGCGCCTGCAACTGGCCAAGCTGAACGCCAAGCTGACTGAGCTGACGACCGAGCAGGCCAAGTACATCGGCGTGAGCAAGGCGGGGCCGTACAAGCCCGATACGTATCGGTATTGA
- the paaD gene encoding 1,2-phenylacetyl-CoA epoxidase subunit PaaD: protein MSQIAPHRTLDVRQQLSESEQTKLWVLLDELTDPEIPVVTLREMGILRALRRGADGRVEVVITPTYSGCPAMEQIHDDIAAALAREGVAARVVTQLAPAWTTDWMTAEAREKLRAYGIAPPHSAAAAALAAEGQSVVRFASNMRAGRAGGASAGGGFGTEPPVACPQCGSTKTTETSHFGSTACKALYRCLDCMEPFDHFKRI, encoded by the coding sequence ATGAGCCAAATCGCCCCCCATCGCACGCTGGACGTGCGCCAGCAGCTATCAGAAAGCGAGCAAACCAAGCTTTGGGTGCTGCTGGACGAGCTGACCGACCCCGAGATTCCGGTGGTCACCCTGCGCGAAATGGGCATCTTGCGCGCGCTGCGCCGGGGCGCCGACGGGCGGGTGGAAGTGGTCATCACGCCCACCTACAGCGGCTGCCCGGCGATGGAGCAAATCCATGACGACATCGCCGCCGCCCTGGCGCGCGAAGGCGTGGCCGCCCGCGTGGTGACGCAACTGGCCCCCGCCTGGACCACCGACTGGATGACCGCAGAGGCGCGCGAAAAACTGCGCGCCTATGGCATCGCCCCGCCCCACAGCGCAGCGGCGGCGGCCTTGGCGGCCGAGGGGCAATCGGTGGTGCGGTTTGCTTCAAATATGAGAGCTGGCCGCGCAGGTGGCGCCAGCGCTGGCGGCGGTTTTGGCACTGAACCGCCAGTGGCCTGCCCGCAATGCGGATCGACCAAAACCACCGAAACATCGCACTTTGGCTCTACCGCGTGCAAGGCGCTTTACCGCTGCCTGGATTGCATGGAGCCGTTTGACCATTTCAAAAGGATATGA